The following proteins are encoded in a genomic region of Desulfurellaceae bacterium:
- the argF gene encoding ornithine carbamoyltransferase, translating into MKRDLVSIADLEPDQLSTIFALAQRLKRERRAGQAHPLLSGKTLAMIFEKPSLRTRVTFEAGMVQLGGYAVYLSPADIGLGTRESPTDVARNLSRWVDLIMVRTFAHQIVLELAEQATVPVINGLSDLSHPCQILADCLTLIEQRGRLDGLHIAFVGDGNNVVNSWLNAAAKLPISFRLACPPGYEPDAELLAAAKKAGGDIRVSHALPDAVDGADVVYTDVWTSMGQEDESAVRQQAFGPYQVNAEVLALAKPEALVMHCLPAHRGQEISAEVLDGPQSIVLEQAENRLHVQKAIMAWLLQ; encoded by the coding sequence ATGAAACGCGACCTGGTCAGTATCGCCGACCTTGAGCCGGACCAGCTCAGCACCATCTTTGCCCTGGCCCAGCGGCTCAAGCGCGAGCGCCGGGCCGGCCAGGCCCATCCCCTGCTGAGCGGCAAAACCCTGGCCATGATCTTCGAGAAGCCCAGCCTGCGCACCCGGGTCACCTTTGAGGCCGGTATGGTGCAGCTCGGCGGCTATGCGGTGTATCTGTCCCCGGCAGACATCGGTCTCGGCACGCGCGAATCGCCGACCGACGTGGCCCGCAATCTGTCGCGCTGGGTTGACCTGATCATGGTCCGCACCTTTGCCCACCAGATTGTCCTGGAACTCGCCGAGCAGGCAACGGTTCCGGTCATCAACGGCCTGTCGGATCTCTCCCACCCGTGTCAGATTCTGGCCGACTGCCTGACCCTGATCGAGCAGCGCGGCCGGCTCGACGGCCTGCACATCGCCTTTGTCGGCGACGGCAATAATGTCGTCAACTCGTGGCTGAATGCGGCCGCCAAACTGCCCATCAGCTTTCGGCTGGCCTGTCCGCCGGGCTATGAGCCCGACGCCGAGCTGTTGGCGGCAGCAAAAAAAGCGGGCGGCGACATTCGGGTCAGCCACGCGCTGCCCGACGCCGTGGACGGAGCCGATGTGGTCTACACCGACGTGTGGACCAGCATGGGCCAGGAAGACGAGAGCGCCGTCCGGCAACAGGCCTTCGGTCCCTACCAGGTCAACGCCGAGGTGCTGGCGCTGGCCAAGCCCGAGGCTCTGGTCATGCACTGCCTGCCCGCCCATCGCGGCCAGGAGATCAGCGCCGAGGTCTTGGACGGTCCGCAATCCATCGTTCTGGAGCAGGCCGAGAACCGTCTGCACGTCCAAAAAGCCATCATGGCCTGGCTGCTCCAGTAG
- a CDS encoding argininosuccinate synthase, giving the protein MVDIQKVVLAYSGGLDTSVILRWLIETYQCEVIAFCADLGQGEELAPVEDKATQVGASKIYIDDLREEFVRDFVFPMFRANAFYEGGYLLGTSIARPLIAKRQIEIARQEGARAVSHGATGKGNDQVRFELTYYALEPHIQVIAPWREWDMNSRTELIAYAERYAIPIPVTAEKPYSTDRNLLHISFEGGVLEDPWQEPYDDMFVLSVSPEQAPDTPEYIEIDFQSGNPTAVNGQPLSPAKLLARLNELGGKHGIGRIDLVENRYVGMKSRGVYETPGGTILHIAHQAVESLTLDREALHLRDSLVPRYAEMVYYGYWFAPEREMLQAAIDEAQTNVSGTVRLKLYKGNVIVVGRKSDKTLYNPEVATFEAGGDYRQADAEGFIRINALRLRLRALAQQ; this is encoded by the coding sequence GTGGTGGATATACAAAAAGTGGTTCTGGCGTACAGTGGCGGTCTGGACACCTCGGTCATCCTGCGCTGGCTGATCGAGACCTATCAGTGCGAGGTCATCGCCTTTTGTGCCGACCTGGGTCAGGGCGAGGAACTCGCCCCGGTTGAGGACAAGGCCACCCAGGTCGGGGCGAGCAAGATTTACATCGACGACCTGCGCGAAGAGTTCGTGCGCGACTTTGTCTTCCCCATGTTCCGGGCCAACGCCTTTTACGAGGGCGGCTATCTGCTCGGCACCTCGATTGCCCGGCCGCTGATCGCCAAGCGCCAAATCGAAATCGCCCGCCAGGAAGGCGCCCGGGCAGTCTCGCACGGCGCCACCGGCAAGGGCAACGACCAGGTCCGCTTTGAGCTGACCTACTACGCCCTGGAACCCCATATCCAGGTGATTGCACCGTGGCGGGAGTGGGACATGAACTCGCGCACCGAGCTGATCGCCTACGCCGAGCGCTACGCCATCCCCATCCCCGTCACCGCGGAAAAGCCGTACAGCACCGACCGCAACCTGCTGCACATCAGCTTTGAGGGCGGCGTGCTCGAAGACCCGTGGCAGGAACCCTACGACGACATGTTTGTCCTGTCGGTGTCGCCCGAGCAGGCCCCGGATACGCCCGAGTATATTGAGATCGATTTTCAGTCCGGCAACCCGACCGCAGTCAACGGCCAGCCCCTGTCGCCGGCCAAGCTGCTGGCCAGGCTGAACGAACTCGGCGGCAAGCACGGCATCGGCCGGATTGATCTGGTTGAAAACCGCTATGTCGGCATGAAATCGCGCGGCGTGTACGAAACCCCGGGCGGAACGATCCTGCACATTGCCCACCAAGCGGTCGAATCGCTGACCCTCGACCGGGAAGCCCTCCACCTGCGCGACTCACTCGTCCCGCGCTATGCCGAGATGGTCTACTACGGCTACTGGTTTGCCCCGGAACGCGAGATGCTGCAGGCGGCCATTGACGAGGCCCAGACCAACGTCAGCGGCACGGTGCGCCTCAAGCTGTACAAGGGCAACGTGATTGTGGTCGGCCGCAAGTCGGACAAGACCCTCTACAACCCCGAAGTGGCGACCTTCGAGGCCGGCGGAGACTATCGCCAGGCCGACGCCGAGGGCTTTATCCGGATTAACGCCCTGCGGCTGCGGCTGCGGGCGCTGGCCCAGCAATAA
- the argH gene encoding argininosuccinate lyase has product MKRRTKTATGTKAWAGRFEAAADPRMEAFTSSLAFDRRLARYDIQGSQAHCKMLVKQKLLTPAEGEKIRKGLERVQREIEQDRFPFLASDEDIHMAVERRLTEKIGLLGGKLHTARSRNDQVLLDVRLYLREETTTIHKLLTALQKRLARLAKRHRDVVMPGYTHLQRAQPVLLAHHLLAYYDMLDRDAERLQECRHRINVLPLGAGALAGTSLPIDRAYVARLLGFARVSTNSLDTVADRDFVVEFLSDSAMISMHLSRFAEELVLWASSEFQFIELPDAFATGSSMMPQKKNPDVPEIIRGKTGRVYGNLFALLTTLKGLPLAYNRDLQEDKEPLFDTVDTVKSMLGVLEAMLGQLVFRPDRMQAAALGGFTLATDVADYLVEKGVPFRKAHDIVARVVRRCLSDNIGLEQLSLEDWQGFSAAFESDLLPRLSLEAAVDRRRSAGGTARANVRKRLQEIGV; this is encoded by the coding sequence ATGAAACGCAGGACAAAGACGGCCACCGGGACAAAAGCCTGGGCCGGACGTTTTGAGGCGGCTGCCGACCCCAGGATGGAGGCCTTCACCTCTTCCCTGGCCTTTGACCGGCGGCTGGCCCGTTACGACATCCAGGGCAGCCAGGCCCACTGCAAGATGCTGGTCAAGCAGAAGCTGCTGACCCCGGCCGAAGGGGAAAAAATCCGTAAGGGTCTGGAGCGGGTTCAGCGTGAGATTGAGCAGGACCGTTTCCCGTTTCTGGCCTCGGACGAAGATATCCACATGGCGGTCGAGCGGCGTCTGACCGAGAAAATCGGTCTGCTGGGCGGCAAGCTGCACACTGCCCGGAGCCGTAATGACCAGGTCCTGTTGGATGTCCGCCTGTACCTGCGCGAGGAAACGACAACCATCCACAAGCTGCTGACCGCACTCCAGAAACGCCTGGCCCGGCTGGCCAAGCGGCACCGCGACGTGGTCATGCCGGGCTATACCCACCTGCAGCGCGCCCAGCCGGTGCTGCTGGCTCATCACCTGCTGGCCTACTACGACATGCTGGACCGCGATGCCGAGCGCTTGCAGGAATGCCGACACCGGATCAATGTGCTGCCGCTCGGAGCCGGCGCCCTGGCCGGCACCAGCCTGCCGATAGACCGGGCCTATGTGGCCCGCCTGCTGGGTTTTGCCCGGGTCAGCACAAACAGCCTCGATACCGTGGCCGACCGGGATTTTGTGGTCGAGTTTCTGTCGGACAGCGCCATGATCAGCATGCACCTGAGCCGGTTTGCCGAGGAGCTGGTGCTGTGGGCCAGCAGCGAGTTTCAGTTCATCGAACTGCCGGACGCCTTTGCCACCGGCAGCTCGATGATGCCTCAGAAGAAAAACCCCGACGTGCCCGAGATCATCCGGGGCAAGACGGGCCGGGTCTACGGCAACCTGTTCGCCCTGCTGACCACGCTCAAGGGCCTGCCCCTGGCCTATAATCGGGACCTCCAGGAGGACAAGGAGCCGCTGTTTGATACCGTCGATACCGTCAAAAGCATGCTCGGCGTGCTCGAAGCCATGCTTGGCCAGCTGGTGTTTCGGCCTGACCGGATGCAGGCCGCAGCCTTGGGCGGCTTTACCCTGGCGACCGATGTCGCCGACTACCTGGTGGAAAAGGGTGTGCCGTTCAGAAAAGCGCACGACATCGTGGCCCGAGTAGTGCGTCGCTGCCTGTCCGACAACATCGGCCTGGAGCAGCTGTCGCTTGAGGACTGGCAGGGCTTCTCGGCAGCATTTGAGTCCGACCTGCTGCCCCGCCTGAGCCTGGAGGCGGCGGTGGACCGGCGCCGCTCGGCCGGCGGAACCGCGCGGGCCAACGTCCGCAAACGCCTGCAAGAGATTGGGGTGTAA
- a CDS encoding fibronectin type III domain-containing protein has product MWLITACGHKTPVYPPELVSPQAIADLRLTASESAIELRWDRPETYADGRDMDDLGGFVVLRAAQPKGGQLGEFRSLATIPVDDRDRFRQTQRFRFTDGQLHAGTRYQYRIQAFTLDGDYSIPSNMVQHVWQAGS; this is encoded by the coding sequence GTGTGGCTGATCACCGCCTGCGGACACAAGACCCCGGTGTATCCGCCCGAACTCGTGTCTCCCCAGGCCATCGCCGACCTGCGGCTGACGGCCAGCGAGAGCGCCATTGAGCTGCGCTGGGATCGGCCCGAGACCTATGCCGACGGCCGCGACATGGACGACCTGGGCGGCTTTGTGGTGCTGCGCGCAGCCCAGCCCAAAGGCGGCCAGCTGGGCGAGTTCAGATCACTGGCCACGATTCCGGTCGACGACCGTGACCGCTTTCGTCAGACCCAACGCTTCCGTTTCACCGACGGCCAGCTCCATGCCGGCACCCGCTATCAGTACCGTATTCAGGCGTTTACATTAGACGGGGACTATAGTATCCCCTCGAACATGGTCCAGCATGTCTGGCAGGCCGGATCGTAA
- a CDS encoding diaminopimelate epimerase, producing MKLPFTKMHGISNDYVYVNTFSTAVTDPPSLARRLSERRTGIGGDGLILICPSPTAHARMEMYNADGSRGAMCGNGIRCVGKYVYDHDLARDNPLKIDTDSGLKVLFLELEDSSVARVTVDMGEPILDGRQIPLAKPGQMIDQPLTVDGVSYQVTCVSMGNPHCVTFVEDVEPLALETLGPKFEHHPLFPDRVNTEFIQVVSPTELNMRVWERGSGETWACGTGACAAAVAAMLTDRTERQVSVHLRGGDLDIEWRAADGHVYMTGAAEEVFEGTVEV from the coding sequence ATGAAACTGCCTTTCACCAAAATGCACGGCATCAGCAACGATTACGTGTACGTCAACACCTTCTCGACCGCAGTGACCGATCCTCCCAGCCTAGCCCGGCGGCTGAGCGAACGGCGGACCGGCATTGGCGGCGATGGCCTGATCCTGATCTGCCCCTCGCCCACCGCCCACGCCCGCATGGAGATGTATAACGCCGACGGCAGCCGGGGAGCGATGTGCGGCAACGGGATCCGGTGTGTGGGCAAATACGTCTACGACCACGACCTGGCCCGCGACAACCCCTTGAAAATTGATACCGACTCGGGCCTCAAGGTCCTCTTTCTGGAGCTTGAAGACAGCAGCGTCGCGCGGGTGACGGTCGATATGGGCGAGCCGATTCTCGACGGCCGACAGATTCCGCTCGCCAAGCCGGGACAGATGATCGATCAACCCCTGACGGTTGACGGGGTGTCGTATCAGGTCACCTGTGTGTCCATGGGCAACCCCCACTGTGTGACCTTTGTCGAGGATGTTGAGCCGCTAGCTCTGGAAACGCTGGGCCCCAAGTTTGAGCACCACCCCCTCTTTCCCGACCGGGTCAATACCGAATTCATCCAGGTCGTCAGCCCGACCGAGTTGAACATGCGGGTCTGGGAGCGCGGGTCCGGCGAAACCTGGGCGTGTGGCACCGGCGCCTGCGCGGCGGCGGTTGCCGCCATGCTGACCGACAGGACCGAGCGGCAGGTCAGCGTTCATCTGCGCGGTGGAGACCTTGACATCGAATGGCGGGCAGCAGACGGGCACGTGTATATGACCGGTGCCGCCGAAGAAGTGTTTGAGGGCACGGTCGAGGTCTAG
- a CDS encoding 4-hydroxy-tetrahydrodipicolinate synthase, which translates to MFAGSFVAQVTPFKNGRVDEQALAAMIEWQIDSGTHGIVPCGTTGESATLSHEEHTQVVKLAVEVVNKRVPVIAGTGSNSTAEAIRLTREAQEVGADGALMISPYYNRPTQEGIYQHYKAVAQAVPGFPIVFYNIPGRTGSNIEPATMARMAELDNIVGVKEATGSIDQVINIRLACGDKLAVLSGEDALTFSMMALGGKGVISTVANVAPKQMAAVVNAGLAKDWDTASALQLELVPLIRAVFLETNPIPAKTALALMGKCALELRLPLVPMAEGNLAKLTTALKDAGCLDN; encoded by the coding sequence ATGTTTGCGGGCTCATTTGTTGCACAGGTTACCCCCTTCAAGAACGGCCGGGTTGACGAACAGGCGCTGGCCGCCATGATCGAATGGCAGATCGACAGCGGGACGCACGGCATCGTGCCGTGCGGCACGACCGGTGAATCGGCCACCCTGTCGCACGAAGAACATACCCAGGTGGTCAAGCTGGCGGTCGAGGTCGTCAACAAACGCGTCCCGGTCATTGCCGGCACGGGTTCCAACTCGACTGCCGAGGCCATCCGGCTGACCCGTGAGGCCCAGGAGGTCGGGGCCGACGGGGCACTGATGATCTCGCCCTACTACAACCGGCCCACCCAGGAGGGCATTTATCAGCACTATAAAGCAGTCGCCCAGGCCGTGCCCGGCTTTCCGATCGTGTTCTACAATATCCCGGGTCGGACGGGCTCGAATATTGAGCCGGCGACCATGGCCCGCATGGCCGAACTCGACAATATCGTCGGGGTCAAGGAAGCCACCGGGTCGATTGACCAGGTCATCAATATCCGGCTGGCGTGTGGGGACAAGCTGGCCGTGCTGTCCGGTGAGGACGCGCTGACCTTTTCCATGATGGCGCTGGGCGGCAAGGGCGTGATCAGTACCGTCGCCAATGTCGCGCCCAAGCAGATGGCGGCGGTGGTCAACGCCGGCCTGGCCAAGGACTGGGACACAGCCTCGGCCCTGCAACTCGAACTGGTGCCGCTCATCCGGGCGGTCTTTCTCGAAACCAACCCCATTCCGGCCAAAACAGCCCTGGCCCTGATGGGCAAATGCGCACTGGAGTTGCGCCTGCCCCTGGTCCCCATGGCCGAGGGCAACCTGGCCAAGCTGACCACCGCGCTCAAAGACGCCGGCTGTCTCGACAACTAG
- a CDS encoding 4-hydroxy-tetrahydrodipicolinate reductase, whose amino-acid sequence MTANVVVCGAAGRMGRLLVSLIHDHAGLHLVGAVEAAGHSAVGSDAGEVAGIGALGVGVVDDYAAVATPDTVALDFTVAEAALDHLRTAAASGAAIAIGTTGLSTEQRAEAEQLAARTRTIIAPNMSVGVNVLLKLVSDAARILQDGFDPEVIEIHHRYKIDAPSGTALALGRTIAEAQGKDFEEQARFSRHGITGQRSDEEIGVQSLRGGDVVGDHTVLFAGFGERLELIHRSQSRECLARGALRAAAWLPDQAPGLYTMRDVLGL is encoded by the coding sequence ATGACGGCCAATGTCGTTGTCTGCGGCGCCGCCGGGCGCATGGGCAGGCTGCTGGTCAGCCTCATCCACGACCACGCCGGACTGCATCTGGTCGGCGCAGTTGAGGCGGCCGGTCACTCGGCGGTGGGGAGCGATGCCGGGGAAGTAGCCGGGATAGGCGCGCTGGGCGTCGGCGTTGTCGACGACTACGCGGCGGTTGCCACACCGGATACCGTAGCCCTGGACTTCACCGTGGCCGAGGCCGCCCTGGACCATCTGCGCACCGCCGCAGCCAGCGGCGCGGCAATCGCGATCGGCACCACCGGTCTGTCCACAGAGCAGCGGGCCGAGGCCGAGCAGCTGGCCGCCCGGACACGGACCATCATCGCGCCGAATATGAGCGTGGGGGTGAATGTTCTGCTCAAGCTGGTCTCGGATGCGGCGCGTATCCTGCAGGACGGGTTCGATCCCGAGGTCATCGAAATCCATCACCGCTATAAAATCGACGCCCCGAGCGGCACGGCCCTGGCCCTGGGCAGGACGATTGCCGAGGCCCAGGGCAAGGACTTCGAGGAGCAGGCGCGTTTCAGCCGGCACGGCATCACCGGCCAGCGCAGCGACGAGGAAATCGGCGTCCAGTCCCTGCGCGGGGGGGATGTGGTCGGCGATCACACCGTGCTGTTTGCCGGCTTTGGCGAACGGCTGGAGCTGATCCACCGCTCCCAGAGCCGCGAGTGTCTGGCGCGCGGCGCGCTGCGCGCCGCAGCTTGGCTGCCCGACCAAGCCCCGGGTCTGTACACCATGCGGGACGTGCTCGGCCTGTAA
- a CDS encoding enoyl-CoA hydratase/isomerase family protein: protein MEYTDIRVEVQDSIATVTLNRPDKLNAYTTLMGDELTHAYESLGKRNDVRVILMTGAGRGFCAGADIGGVFQKSIDQREQGGQAEAARGGAIAHPRSGLQYAIHNCPKPTLAVINGVAVGIGLTLTLIQDIRIMAQEASLGAIFAKMGLIPELGSTFMLPRLIGLSKALELVYTARMVKAQEALELGLVNRVVPAEGLMAAARELAAQMASLPPLALAVAKRALQQGAENDFDAAVQTETFGLDYLFKTHDHREAVAAFLEKREPQFRGK, encoded by the coding sequence ATGGAATACACAGACATCCGTGTTGAGGTTCAGGACAGCATTGCCACCGTCACGCTCAACCGTCCCGACAAACTCAACGCCTACACCACGCTGATGGGCGACGAGCTGACCCACGCCTACGAGTCGCTCGGCAAACGCAACGACGTGCGGGTGATTCTGATGACCGGTGCGGGCCGCGGCTTCTGTGCCGGGGCGGATATCGGTGGGGTATTTCAGAAGAGCATTGACCAGCGCGAGCAGGGCGGACAGGCCGAGGCTGCCCGGGGCGGCGCGATTGCCCACCCCCGCTCCGGCCTCCAGTACGCGATCCACAACTGTCCCAAGCCAACCCTGGCCGTCATTAACGGCGTGGCGGTCGGCATCGGGCTGACCCTGACCCTGATCCAGGACATCCGCATCATGGCCCAGGAGGCCAGCCTGGGGGCCATTTTCGCCAAAATGGGCCTCATCCCCGAGCTGGGTTCGACCTTTATGCTGCCGCGTTTGATCGGGCTGTCCAAGGCCCTGGAGCTGGTCTATACGGCCCGTATGGTCAAGGCCCAGGAAGCCCTGGAGCTGGGGCTGGTCAACCGGGTCGTGCCGGCCGAGGGGCTGATGGCGGCCGCCCGCGAGCTGGCCGCCCAGATGGCGTCGCTACCGCCGCTGGCCCTGGCCGTTGCCAAGCGGGCCCTGCAACAGGGCGCGGAGAACGACTTTGACGCTGCGGTACAGACCGAGACCTTTGGCCTCGACTATCTCTTCAAGACCCACGATCATCGAGAGGCGGTGGCGGCTTTTCTGGAAAAGCGAGAGCCCCAGTTTCGGGGCAAATAA
- a CDS encoding LLM class flavin-dependent oxidoreductase: MRFGFFDQLPCDDTQSERQRFQDILAQIEVGDRVGFDAVWLGELHFGRRSSISASPLMILAAAAQRTQRIRLGTAVTLLPLHNPIKIAEEAATADVLSGGRLELGVGRGTAPIHYLGYNVPQEESRERFEEALEVMLKAWTQESFSYQGRYYQTQELSVVPKPLQKPHPPIRLAANSPDTFTIAGRLGTPIFASPLINPPDKLREYLGVHRDALGSEVRQDVALMFPIHVSDSRQQARQECEASLMHFFKAAGERLKPLSTAPVKSFEAFQQVLERLERVNYDGVDRRMGVFGDPAHCIERIKALQEEFQMDEFIGYFNQGGLIEPATVRRSMELFATEVMPHCR, from the coding sequence ATGCGTTTTGGATTCTTCGATCAGCTGCCGTGTGACGATACCCAGTCCGAGCGGCAACGCTTTCAGGACATCCTGGCTCAGATTGAGGTGGGCGACCGGGTCGGCTTTGACGCGGTGTGGCTGGGCGAGCTGCACTTTGGTCGGCGCTCGTCCATCTCGGCCTCGCCGCTGATGATCCTGGCCGCCGCCGCCCAGCGTACCCAACGCATTCGGCTCGGCACGGCGGTGACCCTGCTGCCCCTCCACAACCCGATCAAGATCGCCGAGGAGGCGGCCACAGCCGACGTGCTGAGCGGCGGCCGCCTGGAACTGGGCGTGGGCCGGGGCACCGCACCGATCCACTACCTGGGCTATAACGTGCCCCAGGAAGAAAGTCGGGAGCGCTTTGAGGAGGCCCTGGAGGTGATGCTCAAGGCCTGGACCCAGGAGTCATTTTCGTACCAGGGCCGCTACTACCAGACCCAGGAGCTGTCGGTTGTCCCCAAGCCGCTCCAGAAGCCGCACCCCCCGATTCGCCTGGCCGCCAACAGCCCCGACACCTTCACCATTGCCGGGCGGCTGGGCACGCCTATTTTTGCCTCGCCGCTGATCAATCCGCCGGATAAACTGCGTGAGTACCTCGGCGTCCATCGGGACGCACTGGGGTCTGAGGTGCGTCAAGACGTGGCCCTGATGTTTCCGATCCATGTGTCGGACAGCCGCCAGCAGGCGCGCCAGGAGTGCGAGGCCAGCCTGATGCACTTCTTCAAGGCTGCGGGCGAGCGTCTCAAGCCCCTGAGCACGGCTCCGGTCAAGAGTTTTGAGGCTTTTCAGCAGGTCCTGGAGCGGCTTGAGCGGGTCAACTACGACGGGGTGGACCGACGCATGGGCGTGTTTGGCGACCCGGCCCACTGCATTGAGCGCATCAAGGCCCTGCAGGAAGAGTTTCAGATGGACGAATTCATCGGCTACTTCAACCAGGGCGGGCTGATCGAGCCGGCCACCGTCAGGCGTTCCATGGAGCTGTTTGCCACCGAGGTCATGCCCCACTGCCGATAG
- a CDS encoding alpha/beta fold hydrolase — MWLSAAVLASALSLSAAAEQVGKAPDCVVLLHGLARTAASMARLEEALTDAGFAVANIDYPSRKHPVEQLAPMAMEKGLAACRSRRAETVHVVTHSLGGILVRYYLAEHHLPKLGRVVMLGPPNRGSQVVDKLSALPGFGLWNGPAGFQLGTGKDSLLRQLGPARFVVGVIAGTRSLNPVFSRFLPGPDDGKVALESAKLEGMQDFLALPHTHTFMMRSAEVIRQTIFFLRNGRFDHADPAD, encoded by the coding sequence GTGTGGCTGTCCGCCGCTGTCCTGGCAAGCGCTCTGTCGCTCTCCGCAGCAGCCGAGCAGGTCGGCAAAGCGCCCGACTGCGTGGTGCTGCTCCACGGCCTTGCCCGCACGGCGGCATCCATGGCGCGGCTTGAGGAGGCGCTCACGGACGCGGGTTTCGCCGTCGCCAACATCGACTATCCATCCCGGAAGCACCCTGTTGAGCAACTCGCCCCCATGGCAATGGAAAAGGGCCTCGCCGCCTGCCGCAGCCGGCGGGCCGAGACCGTGCATGTCGTGACCCATTCCCTGGGTGGCATCCTGGTGCGCTATTACCTGGCCGAGCATCACTTGCCCAAGCTCGGCCGGGTGGTGATGCTCGGACCACCCAACAGGGGGAGTCAGGTCGTTGACAAGCTGTCGGCGCTTCCCGGCTTCGGCCTGTGGAACGGACCGGCCGGCTTTCAGCTCGGCACCGGCAAGGACAGCCTGCTCCGCCAACTCGGACCAGCCCGGTTTGTGGTCGGCGTCATTGCCGGGACCCGCAGCCTCAATCCTGTCTTTTCCCGGTTCCTGCCGGGTCCCGACGACGGCAAGGTTGCGCTGGAAAGCGCCAAGCTGGAGGGGATGCAAGACTTTCTCGCCCTGCCCCACACGCATACCTTCATGATGCGCTCGGCCGAGGTAATCCGGCAGACGATCTTCTTTCTGCGTAACGGCCGCTTCGACCACGCCGATCCAGCCGACTAA
- a CDS encoding TauD/TfdA family dioxygenase translates to MTDFHVAPLDASFGAVVTGLTLADLDDAAFSRLYATWLEYALLVFPDQHLSNEQQVEFAIRFGELEFDLVVISNVKKDGSVRVEDDADGVIQVLKGNMGWHCDSTYMPVQAKGAVFTAHVVPSSRGETGWADLRAGYDALDAVTKEKVATLSAYHSLRYSQKKSGFTPKAAGAYKGYGLDVQDPPLRPLVKTHPETGRKSLLIGRHAYGIPGMDPAESEAFLKSLVDHTCQPPRVYHHSWKVGDAVVWDNRRLLHQSCPWDMTQARVMYHARIAGDPASEFAGPS, encoded by the coding sequence ATGACAGATTTTCATGTTGCGCCTCTGGATGCGAGCTTTGGAGCGGTGGTGACCGGACTCACGCTCGCTGACCTTGATGATGCCGCCTTCAGCCGACTCTATGCCACCTGGCTTGAGTACGCGCTGCTCGTCTTCCCGGACCAGCACCTGTCGAACGAACAGCAGGTTGAATTTGCCATCCGCTTCGGGGAGCTGGAGTTCGACCTGGTGGTGATCAGCAATGTGAAGAAGGATGGCAGCGTGCGCGTCGAAGATGATGCGGACGGCGTCATTCAGGTGCTCAAGGGCAACATGGGCTGGCATTGCGACAGTACCTATATGCCGGTGCAGGCCAAGGGCGCGGTGTTTACGGCACATGTCGTGCCGTCGTCGCGCGGCGAGACCGGCTGGGCCGACCTGCGGGCCGGCTATGATGCCCTTGACGCGGTCACCAAAGAAAAAGTCGCCACGCTGTCGGCCTACCATTCGCTGCGCTACTCACAGAAAAAATCCGGCTTCACGCCCAAAGCCGCCGGCGCCTATAAGGGCTATGGTCTGGATGTCCAGGATCCGCCGCTCAGGCCCCTGGTCAAAACGCATCCCGAGACCGGGCGGAAGTCGCTGCTGATTGGCCGCCACGCCTACGGCATTCCCGGCATGGACCCGGCCGAATCTGAGGCATTCCTCAAGTCCCTGGTGGACCATACCTGTCAGCCGCCGCGTGTCTATCACCACAGCTGGAAGGTCGGCGACGCGGTGGTGTGGGACAACCGTCGCCTGCTGCACCAGTCCTGCCCGTGGGATATGACCCAAGCCCGGGTGATGTACCACGCGCGCATCGCCGGAGACCCGGCGTCCGAATTCGCAGGCCCGAGTTAG